Proteins from a single region of Geothrix sp. PMB-07:
- a CDS encoding ATP-dependent DNA helicase has product MDRYFAPEVGRIFACFPGAEDRPGQRRMAELVFNAVADGGARFDQWRNRGAEPESKPEAVIQAVEAGTGTGKSLGYLIPALSAGRHPILVATRTKQLQRQLLEEDVPRAAGILGRPIKAVLAKGRANYLCRTAWEAVASDPHLEFSRSDQQLWLALQRWTLETQDGDREGLGRFGEGESPLWDKVNARAERCTGRQCPRFEDCYLTKLRAEVAEADLIIVNHALLLADRVLRESAFGQVLPDAPVLILDEAHDLEEQLTESCAESWSSRAMNMLFTDLRDAAGQTSGSGQGAAIAGLLEPWEQAWSEIMTWVPVEGGVLPLLAPGPEMKALADAVGAWVEAGHPLWVEARRLAAADPENPIWMRLAERVGTAFSRMEQIFAQPDGWVSTLSREGPNLVHFKSNPVDVRPFFHQHVRRGFECVVMTSATLRDGRGFNGLGLRLGLTKPEVEVAEHVESPFDFEGQGLLFVPPGLPERRPGAGGGVGDPAWVEASLSAMERMLRASRGRALLLFTSRKMLAAFRPRLETALPEITFFVQGEGLSRTQLLDRFRATPSAALLGLASFWQGVDLPGDALSLVVVSALPFAPPDDPVLQARIREADAQREGLGFIGIQVPQMTLKLKQGIGRLIRTRSDRGVVAVMDPRLMLPSEDRLGKRYAAQVRAALPPFPLTRDWERVEAFLGNL; this is encoded by the coding sequence ATGGACCGCTATTTCGCCCCGGAGGTGGGCCGGATTTTCGCCTGCTTCCCGGGGGCGGAGGATCGGCCTGGGCAGCGGCGCATGGCGGAGCTGGTCTTCAACGCGGTGGCTGATGGCGGGGCCCGTTTTGACCAATGGCGCAACCGCGGCGCAGAACCTGAATCCAAACCCGAGGCGGTGATCCAGGCCGTGGAGGCGGGCACCGGCACGGGCAAGAGCCTGGGCTACCTGATTCCGGCCCTGTCGGCGGGCCGCCACCCCATCCTGGTGGCCACGCGGACGAAGCAGTTGCAAAGGCAGCTCCTGGAGGAGGATGTGCCGAGGGCCGCGGGCATCCTGGGGCGCCCCATCAAGGCCGTGCTCGCCAAGGGCCGGGCCAACTACCTCTGCCGCACAGCCTGGGAGGCGGTGGCCTCCGATCCGCACCTGGAATTCAGCCGCTCGGATCAGCAGCTCTGGCTGGCCCTCCAGCGCTGGACCTTGGAAACCCAGGATGGCGACCGCGAAGGCCTGGGCCGCTTCGGCGAGGGCGAGTCGCCGCTGTGGGACAAGGTCAACGCCCGCGCCGAGCGCTGCACGGGCAGGCAGTGCCCCCGCTTCGAGGATTGCTACCTCACCAAGCTGCGGGCAGAGGTGGCCGAGGCCGATCTCATCATCGTCAATCACGCCCTGCTGCTGGCCGACCGGGTGCTGCGGGAATCGGCCTTCGGCCAGGTACTGCCCGATGCGCCAGTGCTGATCCTGGATGAGGCCCACGACCTGGAGGAGCAGCTCACGGAGAGCTGCGCGGAGAGCTGGTCGAGCCGCGCCATGAATATGCTCTTCACGGATCTGCGGGATGCGGCGGGTCAAACCTCGGGATCAGGCCAGGGGGCGGCCATCGCGGGGCTGCTGGAACCCTGGGAGCAGGCCTGGTCCGAGATCATGACCTGGGTGCCCGTGGAGGGCGGCGTCCTGCCGCTGCTGGCACCGGGCCCCGAGATGAAGGCCCTGGCCGATGCCGTGGGCGCCTGGGTGGAAGCGGGTCATCCCCTCTGGGTGGAGGCCCGGCGCCTGGCGGCAGCCGATCCCGAAAACCCCATCTGGATGCGCCTGGCCGAGCGGGTGGGCACGGCCTTCTCGCGCATGGAGCAGATCTTCGCCCAGCCCGATGGGTGGGTGTCCACCTTGAGCCGCGAAGGGCCGAACCTCGTCCACTTCAAATCAAACCCCGTGGATGTGCGCCCCTTCTTCCACCAGCACGTGCGCCGCGGTTTCGAGTGCGTGGTGATGACCAGCGCCACCCTGCGGGATGGCCGCGGCTTCAACGGCCTGGGCCTGCGTCTGGGCTTGACGAAGCCCGAGGTGGAAGTGGCCGAGCACGTGGAAAGCCCTTTCGACTTCGAGGGCCAGGGCCTCCTCTTCGTGCCGCCGGGCCTGCCGGAGCGCCGACCTGGCGCAGGGGGCGGCGTGGGGGATCCCGCCTGGGTGGAGGCCTCCCTCTCGGCCATGGAACGCATGCTGCGCGCCAGCCGCGGAAGGGCCCTGCTGCTCTTCACCAGCCGCAAGATGCTGGCGGCCTTCCGCCCGCGCCTGGAAACGGCGCTGCCCGAGATCACCTTCTTCGTGCAGGGCGAAGGGCTCTCGCGCACTCAGCTGCTGGACCGGTTCCGCGCGACGCCCTCGGCGGCCCTGCTGGGGCTCGCCAGCTTCTGGCAGGGCGTCGATCTGCCGGGCGACGCACTCAGCCTGGTGGTGGTCTCCGCGCTACCCTTCGCGCCACCGGATGATCCCGTGCTGCAGGCCCGCATCCGCGAGGCCGACGCCCAGCGCGAAGGCCTGGGCTTCATCGGCATCCAGGTGCCCCAGATGACGCTGAAGCTCAAGCAGGGCATCGGCCGCCTCATCCGCACCCGTTCGGATCGCGGCGTGGTGGCGGTGATGGATCCTCGCCTCATGCTGCCTAGCGAGGATCGTCTTGGGAAGCGTTACGCCGCCCAGGTGCGCGCCGCCCTCCCGCCCTTTCCGCTGACGCGGGACTGGGAGCGGGTGGAAGCCTTCCTCGGCAACCTCTAA
- a CDS encoding M56 family metallopeptidase: MTTLLSLVLQPWAQALSWTLLHFLWQGLVLGLLAWGTLALMRGSSARARYGVACAFLVLMVASPLATYRVLQVQPSTAPVLRPGLDTTPPASEPSSERVPSASLAQRVKVSLDPSLPWLLTTWAAGVLVLSLRFLGSWLRVQRLRRRSATPVPSEWHLVLSRLCRELKLSRTVRLLQSAAVEVPTALGWLRPVILLPACALAGLSPLQLEAILAHELAHIRRGDFLVNLLQSLVAVLLFYHPAVWWLSARIRAERELCCDDVAAGLCGDPLILARALTDLEALREPLAPSPTPLAMAANGGSLMHRVRHLLHPALPITSGARATALAVLAASLLGAAGVAMQDKPKDGSEPDKTTRIRVTDDNRNLNVSMKGDVQINGEAPEPVVVNGDGSFTAEEKKDGKKRVYSAVKGKTTYTVDGVDKPIDKEVRDWLRDILRNVKRSHHARERAMEIKMRQAEDRGRAMEARSRSMEAAARSMEANMRELERQGQFMNAEDLAKLQEKTQRLKAEGDKLKTEGERLKIEAERLRNDPELKALIAKAEKEGHRVEMEVRRRHGAPDTVILKGGDDDHGQDVILKRFNSHQGDKPGESHPFTIDREGDGDMGDDMNLDIAQDIHIPPINIPSLHVPRIRLRSSSHGTEADAKMEMVEIQAELKALQARLDQLQRQIATPPKPPKPPKPPMAPKAVHPAVPAPPPPPAPDVPPPPPPAAPAPPPPPPPPPSL; this comes from the coding sequence ATGACCACGCTCCTGTCGCTCGTGCTGCAGCCCTGGGCCCAGGCCCTGAGCTGGACGCTGCTCCACTTCCTCTGGCAGGGCCTCGTCTTGGGGCTTCTGGCCTGGGGAACCCTGGCGCTCATGCGGGGCAGCAGCGCCCGGGCCCGTTACGGCGTGGCCTGCGCCTTCCTCGTGCTGATGGTGGCCAGTCCCCTGGCCACGTATCGGGTGCTGCAGGTCCAGCCCTCGACGGCGCCCGTGCTCCGCCCGGGCCTGGACACAACGCCGCCAGCCAGTGAGCCATCCAGCGAGCGGGTGCCTTCGGCCTCGCTGGCCCAGCGGGTGAAGGTTTCCCTGGATCCCTCCTTGCCCTGGCTGCTGACCACCTGGGCCGCCGGTGTGCTGGTGCTGTCTCTGCGCTTCCTGGGCAGTTGGCTGCGCGTCCAGCGTTTGCGCAGGCGCAGCGCCACACCCGTGCCCTCAGAATGGCACCTGGTCCTTTCCCGCCTCTGCCGCGAATTGAAGCTATCCCGCACCGTGCGCCTGCTGCAATCCGCGGCGGTAGAGGTGCCCACCGCCCTGGGCTGGCTGCGGCCCGTGATCCTGCTGCCCGCTTGCGCCCTGGCCGGCCTCAGCCCCCTGCAGCTGGAGGCCATCCTGGCCCACGAGTTGGCCCACATCCGGCGCGGCGACTTCCTCGTGAACCTGCTCCAGTCCCTGGTGGCAGTGCTGCTCTTCTACCATCCCGCCGTGTGGTGGCTGTCCGCCCGCATCCGCGCCGAGCGAGAGCTCTGCTGCGATGACGTGGCCGCCGGCCTCTGCGGCGACCCCTTGATCCTGGCCCGCGCCCTGACCGACCTCGAGGCCCTGCGCGAGCCCCTTGCCCCATCTCCCACCCCTCTGGCCATGGCCGCCAATGGAGGTTCTCTCATGCACCGCGTCCGCCACCTGCTCCACCCCGCTCTGCCCATCACCAGCGGTGCCCGCGCCACCGCCCTGGCTGTGCTGGCCGCCTCCCTGCTCGGCGCTGCCGGCGTCGCCATGCAAGACAAACCGAAGGATGGCTCTGAACCCGACAAGACCACCCGCATCCGCGTGACCGATGACAACCGAAACCTGAACGTGTCCATGAAGGGCGACGTCCAGATCAATGGCGAAGCCCCGGAACCCGTGGTGGTGAACGGGGATGGCAGCTTCACGGCCGAGGAGAAGAAGGACGGCAAGAAGCGCGTCTATTCAGCCGTCAAAGGCAAGACGACCTACACCGTGGATGGCGTGGATAAGCCCATCGACAAGGAAGTCCGCGACTGGCTCCGGGACATCCTTCGCAACGTCAAGCGAAGTCATCACGCCCGTGAGCGGGCGATGGAAATCAAGATGCGCCAGGCGGAAGACAGGGGCCGTGCGATGGAGGCCCGCTCCCGGTCGATGGAGGCAGCGGCCCGCTCCATGGAAGCGAACATGCGGGAACTCGAACGGCAAGGCCAGTTCATGAATGCGGAAGATCTCGCCAAGCTGCAGGAGAAGACGCAGCGGCTGAAAGCCGAAGGCGACAAGCTCAAGACCGAGGGTGAGCGGCTCAAGATCGAAGCCGAACGCCTCCGCAACGACCCCGAGTTGAAGGCACTCATCGCCAAGGCGGAAAAGGAAGGTCACCGCGTCGAGATGGAAGTGCGACGACGGCATGGCGCACCAGACACAGTCATTCTGAAGGGCGGGGACGATGACCATGGCCAGGATGTAATCCTCAAGCGATTCAACTCCCACCAGGGCGACAAACCCGGCGAATCGCACCCCTTCACCATCGACCGGGAAGGCGATGGGGACATGGGTGACGACATGAACCTGGATATCGCGCAGGACATCCACATCCCGCCCATCAACATTCCCTCCTTGCACGTTCCCCGGATCCGCCTGCGGTCCTCATCCCATGGCACAGAAGCCGACGCCAAGATGGAGATGGTCGAAATCCAGGCGGAACTGAAGGCCCTCCAGGCGCGGCTGGATCAGCTGCAACGTCAGATCGCCACTCCGCCCAAACCACCCAAGCCACCCAAACCGCCCATGGCACCCAAGGCTGTTCATCCCGCCGTTCCGGCCCCACCCCCACCACCCGCGCCCGATGTGCCGCCCCCGCCCCCTCCAGCGGCACCTGCGCCCCCCCCACCTCCGCCCCCGCCACCGAGCTTATGA
- the bla gene encoding subclass B3 metallo-beta-lactamase has protein sequence MLKPSYLLPLLLLAPQRVAAETPAEWSKPYPAHRIAENVCYVGTAELGCYLITGSQGHILINTGLADSPPLIMASLRTLKIPPKDIRVLLTNQAHFDHVGGFAEMQKLTGAKVWATAADAPLLRDGGVSDPGGLSRFKAVKVDRVLKDGEVITLGDLSLTVIATPGHTPGSVSYLMTVQGHGQKKTLLFVNLPTVVMPLNNAKYPSIVKDLETSFVRLKALRPDFWVAAHASQCGLAEKHAAGNYEDPAGYAKAVAECEADFLAKLRVLPPE, from the coding sequence GTGCTCAAGCCCAGCTATCTGCTCCCACTCCTTCTGCTGGCTCCTCAACGGGTCGCCGCCGAAACCCCTGCTGAGTGGTCCAAGCCCTACCCGGCCCACCGCATCGCGGAGAACGTCTGCTATGTCGGCACGGCGGAACTGGGCTGCTACCTGATCACCGGCTCCCAGGGGCACATCCTCATCAACACGGGACTCGCGGATTCTCCACCCCTTATCATGGCGAGTCTGCGAACCCTGAAGATCCCTCCCAAAGACATCCGTGTGCTGCTGACCAACCAGGCCCACTTCGATCATGTGGGTGGCTTCGCTGAGATGCAGAAACTCACGGGTGCGAAGGTCTGGGCCACCGCTGCGGATGCACCCCTGCTGAGGGATGGCGGCGTCTCCGATCCCGGCGGCCTGTCCCGCTTCAAGGCTGTGAAGGTGGACCGGGTACTGAAGGATGGCGAAGTCATCACCCTGGGCGACCTCTCGCTCACCGTGATCGCCACGCCGGGCCACACCCCGGGTAGCGTGAGCTATCTCATGACCGTGCAGGGTCACGGCCAGAAGAAAACACTCCTCTTTGTCAACCTGCCCACCGTGGTGATGCCCCTGAACAACGCGAAGTACCCGAGCATCGTGAAGGATCTGGAAACCAGTTTCGTGCGCCTGAAGGCCCTCAGGCCCGACTTCTGGGTGGCCGCTCATGCCTCGCAATGCGGCTTGGCGGAAAAGCACGCGGCGGGGAACTACGAGGATCCGGCTGGCTACGCCAAGGCCGTGGCGGAATGCGAGGCGGATTTTCTGGCCAAGCTGCGCGTGCTGCCGCCGGAATAG
- a CDS encoding FKBP-type peptidyl-prolyl cis-trans isomerase: protein MGRITVRAYSPYAAVRWERKWIEVEEGGLSTMFEQIAGSLAARQAQWLTLIGHSRSAHRIWHHQGMRRTLFASILVLSCLALTAGEDPPPADLAAPPAEALKAPSGLAHRVLRPGQGRRHVEADALVVVHFSGWTLDGKRVLHSERNEAPPHLFLTNLMPGMREALLDMTEGEQRRLWIPEALAFNGAKGRPVGPITMDLELIEVQAHPSKAPQDVAAPPVDAQLLKSGLAYKILRPGTGREHPTRSHWVNVHYSGWTTDGKLFDSSLLRRESAGFKVADVIPGWIEGLQLMVAGERRRFWVPEKLAYRGERGKPAGMLVFDVELLSMSK, encoded by the coding sequence ATGGGCCGCATCACAGTGCGGGCCTACTCCCCCTATGCGGCTGTGCGCTGGGAGCGGAAGTGGATCGAGGTCGAGGAGGGTGGACTATCGACGATGTTCGAGCAGATTGCTGGGTCCTTGGCCGCACGGCAGGCTCAGTGGCTCACACTCATCGGTCACTCCAGATCTGCCCACCGGATCTGGCACCATCAGGGCATGCGCCGAACCCTCTTCGCTTCCATCCTGGTCCTAAGCTGTCTGGCCCTGACGGCTGGGGAGGACCCGCCACCAGCAGATCTCGCCGCACCTCCGGCAGAAGCATTGAAGGCCCCGAGCGGTCTGGCCCATCGGGTGCTCCGTCCGGGCCAGGGCAGAAGGCACGTGGAGGCCGATGCCCTCGTGGTCGTTCACTTTTCGGGCTGGACCCTGGATGGCAAGCGGGTGCTCCACTCCGAACGGAACGAGGCGCCTCCGCACCTGTTCCTGACCAACCTCATGCCCGGCATGCGGGAGGCCTTGCTGGATATGACTGAAGGGGAACAGCGGCGCCTCTGGATTCCAGAGGCTCTGGCTTTCAATGGGGCCAAGGGCAGGCCGGTGGGCCCCATCACCATGGATCTGGAATTGATCGAAGTGCAGGCGCATCCCAGCAAAGCTCCGCAGGATGTGGCCGCGCCACCGGTTGATGCGCAGCTGTTGAAATCGGGCCTGGCCTACAAAATCCTGCGTCCGGGAACGGGTCGGGAGCATCCCACCCGTTCGCACTGGGTGAACGTCCACTATAGCGGCTGGACCACCGACGGAAAGCTCTTCGACAGCTCTCTGCTGCGGCGGGAATCAGCGGGCTTCAAGGTGGCGGACGTCATCCCCGGTTGGATCGAAGGTCTGCAGCTCATGGTGGCGGGTGAGCGCCGCCGGTTCTGGGTTCCTGAAAAGTTGGCTTATCGGGGCGAACGGGGAAAACCGGCGGGGATGCTCGTCTTCGATGTGGAACTGTTGAGCATGAGCAAGTAG
- a CDS encoding BlaI/MecI/CopY family transcriptional regulator gives MSPVTRPTDAELAILRVLWERGPSTVRQVFEVLSEEKDLGYTTVLKMLQIMTEKGLVQREITDRVHTFSTTQTQTQTQQTLLDDLLDKAFGGSSKSLVMQALATRKTSKTELAEIRKMLDQAEGRKR, from the coding sequence ATGTCCCCTGTGACCCGTCCCACCGATGCTGAACTCGCCATTCTGCGTGTGCTCTGGGAGCGCGGGCCCAGCACGGTCCGGCAGGTCTTCGAGGTGCTCTCCGAGGAAAAGGACCTGGGCTATACCACCGTTCTCAAGATGCTGCAGATCATGACGGAAAAAGGCCTGGTGCAGCGCGAGATCACGGATCGCGTGCACACCTTCTCCACCACGCAGACGCAAACCCAGACCCAGCAGACGCTGCTGGACGACCTGCTCGACAAGGCCTTTGGCGGTTCCTCCAAGAGCCTGGTGATGCAGGCCCTTGCCACCCGCAAGACCAGCAAGACTGAATTGGCGGAAATCCGAAAGATGCTCGACCAGGCAGAAGGGAGGAAGCGATGA